In one window of Nakamurella alba DNA:
- a CDS encoding CbtB domain-containing protein: protein MAAAVPLSPALPQVALPTLPIRQVLPWAVFAGLILLLAVYFVSSEQGALSVFSGTGVHEWVHDARHLLGFPCH from the coding sequence ATGGCTGCCGCCGTCCCCCTTTCCCCCGCCCTGCCGCAGGTCGCGCTGCCGACGCTGCCGATCCGGCAGGTGCTGCCGTGGGCCGTCTTCGCGGGCCTGATCCTGCTGCTCGCCGTGTACTTCGTGTCCTCCGAGCAGGGTGCCCTGTCGGTGTTCTCCGGCACCGGCGTGCACGAGTGGGTGCACGACGCACGCCACCTGCTCGGCTTCCCCTGCCACTGA
- a CDS encoding CbtA family protein — protein MLTARTFLLRGLLAGLIAGIVTFGVAYVVGEPPVDAAIALEESAAPADEPGAVAAAPDDHAHDEGTPEHSHGEDAEVSRSTQSTWGLLTGTVLFGLAVGGILGLASAFALGRFGRAGVRGTVATVAAIGFGAAFLVPFLKYPANPPAVGDGETIGRRTGLFFAFLAVSVVAAVLATVLARRAAGTLGGFRAGALAVLGYLVVVVVAVRLFPVIDEVGDFPASLLWQFRTSSLAVELALWAVAAVVLGELMQRAVDRLPAPARLVAPEPVAA, from the coding sequence ATGTTGACCGCACGTACCTTCCTGCTGCGCGGCCTGCTGGCCGGGCTGATCGCCGGCATCGTCACCTTCGGTGTCGCCTACGTCGTCGGTGAGCCGCCGGTGGACGCCGCCATCGCCCTGGAGGAATCTGCGGCGCCCGCCGACGAGCCCGGGGCAGTGGCCGCCGCACCGGACGACCACGCCCACGACGAGGGCACCCCGGAGCACTCGCACGGCGAGGACGCCGAGGTCTCCCGCTCCACCCAGTCGACCTGGGGACTGCTCACCGGCACCGTGCTGTTCGGTCTCGCCGTCGGTGGGATCCTCGGCCTGGCCTCTGCTTTCGCGCTCGGCCGATTCGGCCGGGCCGGGGTCCGGGGCACCGTCGCCACGGTCGCCGCCATCGGGTTCGGCGCTGCCTTCCTGGTGCCGTTCCTGAAGTACCCGGCGAATCCGCCGGCGGTCGGCGACGGGGAGACCATCGGTCGCCGTACCGGCCTGTTCTTCGCCTTCCTGGCCGTGTCGGTGGTCGCCGCCGTGCTGGCGACCGTGCTGGCCCGGCGGGCCGCCGGCACCCTCGGCGGGTTCCGCGCCGGCGCCCTGGCGGTGCTGGGCTACCTGGTCGTGGTGGTCGTCGCCGTCCGGCTGTTCCCGGTGATCGACGAGGTGGGGGACTTCCCGGCGAGCCTGCTGTGGCAGTTCCGGACCTCCTCGCTGGCCGTCGAACTCGCGCTCTGGGCCGTGGCCGCGGTGGTGCTCGGCGAACTGATGCAGCGGGCCGTCGACCGGCTCCCGGCACCGGCCCGGCTGGTCGCGCCGGAACCTGTCGCGGCATGA
- the cobT gene encoding nicotinate-nucleotide--dimethylbenzimidazole phosphoribosyltransferase, translated as MSGAVAREAVAAPSREVAAAARTRLDALATPLGAWGRLGELAVWYAACSGSARPTGPERVRVVVLAGDHGVAQHGVSAYPAAVTPAMVRTVLAGGAGVAVLGRSLGATVRVLDIAVDDDLAGVPADVQRYKVRRSSGSIDREDACSAAEIAAALAAGAEIAAEEIDAGADLLVLGDLGIGNTTPAAVLIGAQLGLDAATVTGRGTGIDDPGLERKTEVIGAALARVRGRAADPVDLLAAAGGADFAAGVGFLAAAARHGVPVLLDGVIAVAQALTAQRLQPGAVHWWAAGHRSTEPAQSAALQALGLEPLLDLGMRLGEGTGALAAVPLLRSATAVLSGMSLLSDLDL; from the coding sequence ATGAGCGGTGCCGTCGCCCGGGAGGCCGTCGCGGCGCCGTCCCGGGAGGTGGCCGCCGCTGCCCGGACCCGGCTGGACGCGCTGGCCACGCCGCTCGGTGCCTGGGGCCGGCTCGGTGAGCTGGCCGTCTGGTACGCCGCGTGCTCGGGCAGCGCGAGGCCGACCGGGCCGGAGCGGGTCCGCGTCGTGGTGCTGGCCGGTGACCACGGCGTGGCGCAGCACGGGGTCTCGGCCTACCCGGCGGCCGTCACCCCGGCGATGGTGCGGACAGTGCTGGCCGGTGGCGCCGGCGTGGCCGTCCTCGGCCGGTCCCTCGGCGCCACGGTCCGGGTGCTGGACATCGCGGTGGACGACGACCTGGCCGGCGTGCCGGCCGACGTGCAGCGGTACAAGGTGCGCCGGTCGTCCGGCTCCATCGACCGCGAGGACGCCTGCAGCGCCGCGGAGATCGCCGCGGCGCTGGCCGCCGGGGCGGAGATCGCGGCCGAGGAGATCGACGCCGGCGCCGACCTGTTGGTGCTCGGCGACCTCGGCATCGGCAACACCACGCCGGCCGCCGTGCTCATCGGGGCGCAGCTCGGCCTGGACGCGGCGACCGTCACCGGCCGCGGTACCGGCATCGACGATCCCGGCCTCGAGCGCAAGACCGAGGTGATCGGGGCGGCACTGGCCCGGGTCCGCGGCCGGGCCGCCGACCCGGTGGACCTGCTGGCCGCCGCCGGTGGGGCCGACTTCGCCGCCGGTGTCGGCTTTCTCGCTGCCGCTGCCCGGCACGGTGTGCCGGTGCTGCTGGACGGGGTGATCGCGGTCGCCCAGGCGCTCACCGCGCAGCGGCTGCAGCCGGGTGCGGTGCACTGGTGGGCGGCCGGTCACCGGTCCACCGAGCCGGCCCAGTCGGCGGCCCTGCAGGCACTGGGTCTGGAACCGTTGCTGGACCTGGGGATGCGGCTGGGCGAGGGCACCGGCGCGCTCGCCGCCGTGCCGCTGCTGCGGTCCGCGACCGCGGTGCTCTCCGGCATGTCGTTGCTGTCCGACCTGGACCTGTGA
- a CDS encoding adenosylcobinamide-GDP ribazoletransferase: MTGTVRSGIALAVGTLTALPVRGPDRIDRGVARSAMLLAPVAVLPSAVVVGLVGAAGTWLRLPELLVAVLMTGVLALSSRALHLDGLADTADGLTASYDRERALAVMRTGDVGPAGAATLVLVLLAQITAAAAVLARHPGVAGPLAVAVLVCCSRAALWQLCRAGVPSARPDGLGALVAGTVPRGVAAVGALVLAAVLSVGGSAIGRAWWLGAVTVLVAGAIVEVLCRRAVRRLGGVTGDVLGAGVESALAAMLLVAAIGRA; encoded by the coding sequence GTGACCGGGACGGTCCGGTCCGGGATCGCGCTGGCGGTGGGCACTCTCACCGCACTGCCGGTGCGCGGCCCGGACCGGATCGACCGCGGTGTCGCCCGGTCCGCCATGCTGCTCGCGCCGGTCGCGGTGCTGCCATCGGCGGTCGTCGTGGGCCTGGTCGGTGCAGCCGGGACCTGGTTGCGGCTACCGGAACTGCTCGTCGCCGTCCTGATGACCGGAGTGCTGGCGCTGAGCAGCCGGGCCCTGCACCTGGACGGCCTGGCCGACACCGCCGACGGTCTCACCGCCTCCTACGACCGTGAGCGCGCACTGGCGGTGATGCGGACCGGTGACGTCGGGCCCGCCGGCGCCGCGACCCTGGTGCTGGTGCTGCTGGCCCAGATCACTGCTGCCGCAGCGGTGCTCGCCCGGCATCCCGGTGTGGCCGGACCACTCGCGGTGGCTGTGCTGGTCTGCTGCTCGCGGGCCGCGCTGTGGCAACTCTGCCGGGCCGGGGTGCCTTCGGCGCGACCGGACGGCCTCGGCGCGCTGGTCGCCGGAACGGTGCCGCGCGGGGTTGCCGCGGTCGGTGCCCTGGTCCTCGCCGCCGTGCTGTCCGTCGGTGGCAGCGCGATCGGCCGGGCCTGGTGGCTCGGGGCCGTCACGGTGCTGGTCGCCGGGGCGATCGTCGAGGTGCTGTGCCGGCGGGCGGTCCGGCGTCTCGGCGGTGTCACCGGCGACGTGCTCGGCGCCGGCGTCGAGAGTGCGCTGGCGGCAATGCTGCTGGTCGCGGCGATCGGTCGGGCCTGA
- the cobU gene encoding bifunctional adenosylcobinamide kinase/adenosylcobinamide-phosphate guanylyltransferase, which produces MHQRVPVQRTLVTGGVRSGKSRHAETLLKTSAADRPVTYLAPGPVPDGTDTEWADRIRRHQQRRPAGWVTVECGAEASTALRAVTGPVLLDCLGTWITAVLDGIGAWDRPQPEWEPEVHRRIDDLVRAWSAVRGPAVAVTNEVGWGVVPEHRSGRQFRDLLGTVNQRVAAASDEVHLVVAGRVLVL; this is translated from the coding sequence ATGCACCAACGGGTACCGGTGCAGCGCACCCTGGTCACCGGCGGCGTCCGGTCCGGGAAGTCCCGGCACGCCGAGACCCTGCTGAAAACCTCGGCCGCCGACCGACCGGTCACGTACCTGGCCCCCGGACCGGTCCCGGACGGCACCGACACCGAGTGGGCGGACCGGATCCGCCGGCACCAGCAGCGGCGACCGGCCGGCTGGGTCACCGTGGAATGCGGCGCCGAAGCATCCACCGCGCTGCGCGCGGTCACCGGCCCGGTGCTGCTGGACTGCCTGGGCACCTGGATCACCGCGGTGCTGGACGGGATCGGCGCCTGGGACCGCCCGCAGCCGGAGTGGGAGCCCGAGGTGCACCGGCGCATCGACGATCTCGTCCGCGCCTGGTCCGCGGTGCGCGGGCCGGCGGTCGCCGTGACCAACGAGGTGGGTTGGGGCGTCGTCCCGGAACACCGCTCCGGGCGGCAGTTCCGCGACCTGCTGGGCACGGTCAACCAGCGTGTGGCCGCGGCGAGCGACGAGGTGCACCTCGTGGTGGCCGGCCGGGTGCTGGTGCTCTGA
- a CDS encoding cobalamin biosynthesis protein, with protein sequence MRPGRARAAGLLLGVVADQVLGDPVRGHPVAGFGRVATALERRLHRDSIVAGGVHVALLAGGAVGLGVLTERVCRSGAGQVLATAAATWSVVGARTLVREGAAVAAVLDTGDLPAAQRQVGRLVGRDTTVLDPAGVARAAVESLAENSSDAAVAPLLWGGLFGVPGLLGYRAVNTLDAMIGHRSPRYLRFGRIAARLDDVVNWPAARLTACFAAGLAPLVGGAPAAAVRAWRRDAGAHPSPNAGPVEAAFAGALGRTLGGSNVYHGTVEDRGRLGEGPAPDAADLARAGLLVTLVTAAAAVLAVGISAGRSTTTPVHRRPSRSRAPWRARRVGSA encoded by the coding sequence GTGAGGCCGGGCAGGGCCCGGGCCGCCGGGCTGCTGCTGGGGGTCGTGGCCGACCAGGTGCTCGGTGATCCGGTGCGCGGTCATCCGGTGGCCGGGTTCGGCCGGGTGGCAACGGCTCTCGAGCGGCGTCTGCACCGTGACTCGATCGTCGCGGGCGGGGTGCACGTCGCTCTGCTGGCCGGCGGCGCCGTGGGACTCGGCGTGCTCACCGAGCGTGTCTGCCGGTCCGGGGCCGGGCAGGTGCTGGCGACGGCGGCGGCGACGTGGTCGGTGGTCGGCGCCCGGACGCTGGTGCGGGAGGGCGCCGCGGTGGCCGCCGTGCTCGACACCGGCGATCTGCCGGCCGCGCAGCGCCAGGTGGGGCGGCTGGTCGGTCGTGACACCACGGTGCTGGACCCGGCCGGGGTGGCCCGGGCGGCCGTGGAGTCGTTGGCGGAGAACAGTTCCGACGCCGCGGTGGCGCCGCTGCTGTGGGGCGGTCTGTTCGGTGTGCCCGGTCTGCTCGGCTACCGGGCGGTGAACACCCTGGATGCGATGATCGGTCATCGGTCGCCGCGCTACCTGCGCTTCGGCCGGATCGCGGCGCGGCTGGACGACGTGGTGAACTGGCCGGCCGCCCGGCTCACGGCGTGTTTCGCGGCCGGACTGGCACCGTTGGTCGGCGGTGCACCTGCCGCGGCGGTGCGGGCCTGGCGCCGGGATGCCGGGGCCCATCCCAGCCCGAACGCAGGTCCGGTGGAGGCCGCCTTCGCCGGCGCGCTGGGCCGGACCCTGGGCGGCAGCAACGTCTATCACGGCACGGTGGAGGACCGCGGACGGCTGGGGGAGGGGCCGGCGCCGGATGCCGCCGATCTGGCCAGGGCCGGCCTGCTGGTCACCCTGGTGACCGCCGCGGCGGCGGTGCTGGCGGTCGGGATCAGTGCAGGACGGTCCACAACCACGCCAGTGCACCGTCGACCGAGTCGGTCGAGAGCACCGTGGCGGGCGCGGCGGGTCGGGTCAGCATGA
- a CDS encoding cobalt-precorrin-6A reductase — MREDPGVLIIGGTAEARGLAAVLVQTGIPVLSSLAGRVRDPALPAGEVRIGGFGGPDGLREFLRQRRFRALVDATHPFATRMSAHVAAVAPELPTLRLARPGWADHPDAAGWTWVDGPASAVQAIRATDGPLLLTTGRQTLDHYRVLTDRTVLVRVVEPPEQPLPSGWSLIRDRGPYRVEAETSLLRDHGIRVLVSKDSGGSYTAPKLDAARDLGIRVVMLTRPAAPATVLSTDSVDGALAWLWTVLH, encoded by the coding sequence GTGCGCGAGGACCCGGGAGTACTGATCATCGGCGGGACGGCCGAGGCCCGGGGCCTGGCCGCGGTCCTGGTGCAGACCGGGATCCCGGTGCTGTCCTCGCTGGCCGGTCGGGTGCGTGACCCGGCCCTGCCCGCCGGCGAGGTACGCATCGGCGGCTTCGGCGGTCCGGACGGACTGCGGGAGTTCCTGCGGCAACGGCGTTTCCGCGCCCTGGTCGACGCCACCCACCCCTTCGCCACCCGGATGTCGGCACACGTCGCGGCCGTCGCACCGGAGCTGCCCACCCTGCGGCTGGCCCGGCCGGGCTGGGCCGACCACCCGGACGCCGCGGGCTGGACCTGGGTGGACGGCCCGGCGTCGGCGGTGCAGGCGATCCGGGCGACGGACGGCCCGCTCCTGCTCACCACCGGGCGGCAGACCCTGGACCACTACCGGGTTCTCACCGACCGGACGGTGCTGGTGCGGGTGGTGGAACCACCCGAGCAGCCGCTGCCCTCGGGGTGGTCGCTGATCCGCGACCGCGGACCCTATCGGGTGGAGGCGGAGACGTCGCTGCTGCGCGACCACGGGATCCGGGTGCTGGTGTCCAAGGACTCCGGTGGCAGCTACACCGCGCCGAAGCTCGACGCCGCCAGGGATCTCGGGATCCGCGTGGTCATGCTGACCCGACCCGCCGCGCCCGCCACGGTGCTCTCGACCGACTCGGTCGACGGTGCACTGGCGTGGTTGTGGACCGTCCTGCACTGA
- a CDS encoding MFS transporter — protein MTVQQDRTTADVTTAEKHRRGTPGYRRITWGLFAAGLSTFVALYCTQALLPSLTTAFHLDPATSALAVSVATGAVALAIIPASTLSERFGRTRVMTIAAVASAVIGLLLPLSPTFPVLLIGRALQGIALAGVPAVAMAYLAEEVHGTTLGAAMGRYIAGNTIGGLLGRLIPGSVLDLVPGFAGWRWALGVTGLAATAFTVLFLRWAEPSRFFVPRRIGIRSLARQLAGHLRTPSLLALFALAFVLMGGFVSVYNFVGFRLTTAPFDLPQGIVGLVFLLYLSGTWSSAAAGRWADRFGRPTVLLSGVVATAVGLLLTLPDHIGTMIPGLLLFTAGFFAAHSVASSWVGSIATEHRAQASSLYLFGYYLGSAAAGAAGGVFWSASGWAGVVLFVGALLIVGIGLAVVITATTRIAGKRVLAG, from the coding sequence ATGACAGTGCAGCAGGACCGGACCACCGCGGACGTCACGACCGCGGAGAAGCACCGGCGCGGCACCCCCGGGTACCGGCGTATCACCTGGGGCCTGTTCGCCGCCGGCCTGTCGACGTTCGTCGCGCTGTACTGCACGCAGGCCCTGCTGCCCTCGCTCACCACCGCCTTCCACCTGGACCCGGCCACCTCGGCCCTCGCCGTCTCCGTCGCGACCGGTGCGGTGGCGCTGGCGATCATCCCGGCGAGCACCCTGTCCGAGCGGTTCGGCCGCACCCGGGTGATGACGATCGCCGCTGTGGCCTCGGCGGTCATCGGATTGCTGCTGCCGCTGTCCCCCACCTTCCCGGTGCTGCTGATCGGCCGTGCCCTGCAGGGCATCGCGCTGGCCGGGGTGCCGGCGGTGGCGATGGCCTACCTGGCCGAGGAGGTGCACGGCACCACGCTGGGCGCGGCGATGGGCCGGTACATCGCCGGCAACACCATCGGTGGGCTGCTGGGCCGGTTGATCCCGGGCTCGGTGCTGGACCTGGTGCCCGGGTTTGCCGGCTGGCGCTGGGCCCTCGGGGTCACCGGCCTGGCCGCGACCGCCTTCACCGTGCTGTTCCTCCGCTGGGCCGAGCCGTCGCGGTTCTTCGTGCCGCGGCGGATCGGGATCCGTTCGCTGGCCCGGCAACTCGCCGGCCACCTGCGCACCCCGTCGCTGCTGGCGCTGTTCGCACTGGCATTCGTGCTGATGGGCGGCTTCGTCTCGGTCTACAACTTCGTCGGGTTCCGGCTCACTACAGCGCCTTTCGACCTCCCCCAGGGCATCGTCGGGCTGGTGTTCCTGCTGTACCTGTCCGGTACCTGGTCCTCCGCCGCGGCCGGGCGCTGGGCGGACCGCTTCGGCCGGCCCACCGTGCTGCTGTCCGGGGTGGTGGCCACCGCGGTCGGCCTGTTGCTGACCCTGCCGGACCACATCGGCACGATGATCCCCGGCCTGCTGTTGTTCACCGCCGGCTTCTTCGCCGCCCACTCGGTGGCCAGCAGCTGGGTCGGCAGCATCGCCACCGAGCACCGGGCGCAGGCCTCGTCCCTGTACCTGTTCGGCTACTACCTGGGCAGCGCGGCCGCGGGCGCCGCCGGCGGGGTGTTCTGGTCCGCCTCCGGCTGGGCCGGTGTCGTGCTGTTCGTCGGCGCGCTGCTGATCGTCGGCATCGGGCTGGCGGTCGTCATCACGGCCACCACCCGGATCGCCGGGAAGCGGGTTCTGGCAGGCTGA
- a CDS encoding LysR family transcriptional regulator, which produces MQFSATSVREVRVSGDAVHIGPRPDHSHGLHWFLLLVETGRVTATAAELGIAQPTLTRRLARLEQELGAALFERTPRRLVPTAAGRAFYERARRSQAELDAARREIADLATPMGTVRLAFLHSFGVRVVPALIRRFRETFPGAGFELRQDSAGTLARLVREGGTDLAITSPRPAGDGLQWQELFRQPLVLAVPERHPAAQRPAIAIGEVAAEPFIALQAGYGMRRILDELTGRAGFRPRITFESTDMATVVGLVGAGLGVGVVPAEQVTTPVGVRLVPLLDDGSFREVGMIRGDAVELPGPARAFAELVTAWAAGSRSG; this is translated from the coding sequence ATGCAGTTCAGTGCCACTTCGGTCCGGGAGGTGCGGGTGTCGGGTGACGCGGTTCACATCGGGCCCCGGCCGGATCACTCTCACGGCCTGCACTGGTTTCTGCTGCTGGTGGAGACCGGGCGGGTCACCGCGACCGCGGCGGAGTTGGGGATCGCCCAGCCCACGCTGACCCGGCGGCTGGCCCGGCTGGAGCAGGAGCTGGGCGCCGCGCTGTTCGAGCGCACCCCGCGCCGGCTGGTGCCCACCGCCGCCGGCCGCGCGTTCTACGAGCGGGCCCGCCGGTCGCAGGCCGAGCTGGACGCCGCCCGGCGGGAGATCGCCGACCTGGCCACCCCGATGGGCACCGTCCGGCTGGCGTTCCTGCACTCCTTCGGGGTGCGGGTGGTCCCGGCCCTGATTCGGCGGTTCCGGGAAACCTTCCCCGGGGCCGGGTTCGAACTGCGTCAGGACTCGGCCGGCACGCTGGCCCGGCTGGTCCGCGAGGGCGGCACCGACCTGGCCATCACCTCGCCGCGACCGGCGGGTGACGGGCTGCAGTGGCAGGAGCTGTTCCGGCAGCCGCTGGTGCTCGCGGTCCCGGAGCGGCACCCCGCGGCACAGCGGCCGGCCATCGCCATCGGGGAGGTGGCGGCGGAGCCGTTCATCGCACTCCAGGCCGGCTACGGCATGCGGCGGATCCTGGACGAGCTGACCGGGCGCGCCGGGTTCCGGCCGCGGATCACCTTCGAGAGCACCGACATGGCGACGGTGGTCGGCCTGGTCGGGGCCGGTCTCGGTGTCGGCGTGGTGCCGGCCGAGCAGGTCACGACACCCGTGGGGGTGCGGCTGGTCCCGCTGCTGGACGACGGATCGTTCCGCGAGGTCGGCATGATCCGCGGCGATGCGGTCGAGTTGCCCGGCCCGGCAAGGGCGTTCGCCGAGCTGGTCACCGCCTGGGCGGCCGGTTCCCGGTCGGGCTGA
- the cobA gene encoding uroporphyrinogen-III C-methyltransferase — protein sequence MGRHQQQDGSTVPAGGEIGGSTGTGTLTVDLPVRGRPVLVAGGGPPALGRIAALRAAGALVTVVSTHPADAVTDLADRGLITLHRREITDADLREALLVVTATGDPELDAGLAEAAERAGRLTLSGSGAVAVEPAVERRVSGGRVVLVGGGPGDPGLITVAGMAAVAEADVLVVDRLAPLAVLQRARDGAQIIDVSKIPHGPSTSQDEINRLLVTHARAGRTVVRLKGGDNFVFGRGGEEWQACEAAGIDVRIVPGVSSATAAPALAGIPVTHRTLNQGYTVVTAHVPPGDPRSTLDWAALARTGTALVLMMGLKTLPEVCSTLIGHGLDPATPAATVADAGLPSQRRVVGTVADIADRTREAGLKAPAVTVIGSVAAFDPRRTD from the coding sequence GTGGGCAGACACCAGCAGCAGGACGGTTCGACGGTGCCGGCGGGTGGCGAGATCGGTGGCAGCACCGGGACGGGCACGCTGACCGTCGACCTCCCGGTCCGCGGCCGCCCGGTGCTGGTCGCCGGTGGTGGCCCCCCGGCCCTCGGCCGCATCGCCGCGCTGCGCGCCGCCGGGGCCCTGGTCACCGTGGTGAGCACCCACCCCGCCGACGCCGTCACCGACCTCGCCGACCGCGGACTCATCACCCTGCACCGCCGCGAGATCACCGACGCCGACCTGCGGGAGGCGCTGCTGGTGGTGACCGCCACCGGGGACCCGGAGCTGGATGCCGGGCTGGCCGAGGCCGCCGAGCGGGCCGGGCGGCTGACTCTGTCGGGCAGCGGGGCGGTGGCGGTCGAGCCCGCCGTCGAGCGGCGGGTGTCCGGCGGCCGGGTGGTGCTGGTCGGCGGCGGCCCCGGTGACCCGGGCCTGATCACCGTGGCCGGCATGGCCGCCGTCGCCGAGGCCGACGTGCTGGTGGTGGACCGGCTGGCCCCGCTCGCCGTGCTGCAGCGGGCGCGGGACGGCGCGCAGATCATCGACGTCTCGAAGATCCCGCACGGGCCGAGCACCTCGCAGGACGAGATCAACCGGCTGCTGGTGACCCACGCCCGGGCCGGCCGCACGGTGGTGCGGCTCAAGGGCGGCGACAACTTCGTGTTCGGCCGCGGCGGCGAGGAGTGGCAGGCCTGCGAGGCGGCCGGCATCGACGTCCGGATCGTGCCCGGGGTCAGCTCGGCGACCGCGGCCCCGGCGCTGGCCGGGATCCCGGTGACCCACCGGACGCTGAACCAGGGCTACACCGTGGTGACCGCGCACGTGCCGCCGGGCGACCCACGGTCCACCCTCGACTGGGCGGCGCTCGCCCGCACCGGCACCGCGCTGGTGCTGATGATGGGGCTGAAGACACTGCCGGAGGTGTGCAGCACGCTGATCGGCCACGGCCTGGACCCGGCCACCCCGGCGGCCACCGTCGCCGATGCCGGGCTGCCGTCGCAGCGCCGCGTGGTCGGCACCGTCGCCGACATCGCGGACCGTACCCGGGAGGCGGGGCTGAAGGCCCCGGCCGTCACCGTCATCGGCTCGGTCGCCGCGTTCGACCCGCGCCGTACGGACTGA
- a CDS encoding acetoacetate--CoA ligase, producing MATEGENTGSDAPAVMWTPDPERAARSAIADFAGAVRDAHLPDLDPLDYPALHAWSVAQPEQFWSLVVEQLGVRFHDRPTAVLADASMPGAVWFPGGTLNYAEQALATGPGRQAGDPALVVATEDPAGTDRIVTRGELRNLVGRARSGLIAAGVGRDDRVVALAPNGLEVLVTFLAAASLGAIFSSCSPDFGTRAVLDRFGAIEPSVLVVVDGYRYGGRQFDLAEKIGKIREGLPALRRTVVVPVLSDPAPAGSGMVSWDEFLAGDAVLEFDPVPFDHPLWVLYSSGTTGLPKGIVHGHGGIVVEHLKMLRLHLDLGPGSRFFWFTTTGWMMWNYLVGGLLVGAVPVLFDGNPGYPDLHALWALAERTGTEVFGVSAGYLHACEKDGLEPAARHDLSRIRTVGSTGSPLSAAGFDWVAQAVGAAVQVCSTSGGTDVCTAFLGTAPTVPVRRGELSCAALGADVRAFDDDGHEILDEVGELVITTPMPSMPVKFWNDPDGHRLREAYFEHFPGVWRHGDWVVATRRGSFVVQGRSDSTLNRGGVRMGTADFYAVVEALPEVLDSLVVDTTALGDAHEGELLCFLVLADGVELSEVEPVLRRSLRSELSPRHVPDRFLVVPAVPRTLSGKKCEVPVKRILAGVPVEKAISREALLDPAALDPYLALAGQARE from the coding sequence ATGGCGACCGAAGGTGAGAACACCGGCAGCGACGCGCCGGCCGTGATGTGGACGCCGGATCCGGAGCGGGCCGCCCGCAGCGCGATCGCCGACTTCGCCGGCGCCGTGCGGGACGCCCACCTGCCCGACCTCGACCCGCTGGACTACCCGGCGCTGCACGCCTGGTCGGTGGCGCAGCCGGAGCAGTTCTGGTCCCTGGTCGTCGAGCAGCTCGGGGTGCGTTTCCACGACCGGCCGACCGCGGTGCTGGCCGACGCCTCGATGCCGGGCGCGGTGTGGTTCCCGGGCGGCACGCTGAACTACGCCGAGCAGGCGCTGGCCACCGGTCCCGGCCGGCAGGCCGGCGACCCCGCGCTGGTGGTCGCCACCGAGGACCCGGCCGGCACCGACCGCATCGTCACCCGCGGCGAGTTGCGAAACCTGGTGGGGCGGGCCAGGTCCGGCCTGATCGCCGCCGGCGTCGGCCGGGACGACCGGGTGGTCGCGCTGGCGCCGAACGGACTCGAGGTGCTGGTCACCTTCCTGGCCGCGGCGAGCCTGGGCGCGATCTTCTCGTCCTGCTCGCCCGATTTCGGTACCCGCGCCGTGCTGGACCGGTTCGGTGCCATCGAACCCTCGGTGCTGGTCGTCGTCGACGGGTACCGCTACGGCGGCCGGCAGTTCGACCTGGCGGAGAAGATCGGGAAGATCCGCGAGGGGCTGCCGGCCCTGCGGCGGACCGTGGTGGTCCCGGTGCTGTCCGACCCCGCACCGGCCGGGTCCGGGATGGTGTCCTGGGACGAGTTCCTCGCCGGCGACGCAGTTCTCGAGTTCGACCCGGTGCCGTTCGACCACCCGCTGTGGGTGCTCTACTCCTCGGGCACCACCGGGCTGCCCAAGGGCATCGTGCACGGTCACGGCGGCATCGTGGTCGAGCACCTCAAGATGCTGCGGCTGCACCTGGACCTCGGCCCGGGGTCACGGTTCTTCTGGTTCACCACGACCGGCTGGATGATGTGGAACTACCTGGTCGGCGGCCTGCTGGTGGGCGCCGTACCGGTGCTGTTCGACGGCAATCCCGGGTACCCGGACCTGCACGCGCTGTGGGCGCTGGCCGAGCGGACCGGCACCGAGGTGTTCGGGGTGTCGGCCGGCTACCTGCACGCCTGCGAGAAGGACGGCCTGGAACCCGCTGCGCGGCACGACCTCTCGCGGATCCGGACGGTCGGCTCGACCGGCTCGCCGCTGTCCGCCGCCGGGTTCGACTGGGTGGCGCAGGCGGTCGGCGCGGCCGTCCAGGTCTGCTCCACCTCCGGCGGCACCGATGTCTGCACCGCCTTCCTGGGCACCGCGCCCACGGTGCCGGTCCGCCGCGGTGAGCTGTCCTGCGCCGCGCTGGGCGCCGACGTGCGGGCATTCGACGACGACGGCCACGAGATCCTCGACGAGGTCGGCGAACTCGTCATCACCACGCCGATGCCGTCGATGCCGGTGAAGTTCTGGAACGACCCGGACGGACACCGGTTGCGGGAGGCCTACTTCGAGCACTTCCCAGGGGTGTGGCGGCACGGCGACTGGGTGGTCGCCACCCGGCGCGGCTCGTTCGTGGTGCAGGGCCGCAGCGACTCCACCCTCAACCGCGGCGGGGTGCGGATGGGCACCGCGGACTTCTACGCCGTGGTGGAGGCGCTGCCCGAGGTGCTCGACTCGCTGGTGGTCGACACCACCGCGCTGGGCGACGCGCACGAGGGGGAGCTGCTCTGCTTCCTGGTACTGGCCGACGGCGTGGAGCTGTCCGAGGTCGAGCCCGTGCTGCGCCGGTCCCTGCGGTCGGAGTTGTCGCCGCGCCACGTCCCGGACCGGTTCCTGGTGGTGCCCGCGGTACCGCGCACGCTGTCCGGCAAGAAGTGCGAGGTGCCGGTCAAGCGGATCCTGGCCGGGGTGCCGGTGGAGAAGGCGATCAGCCGGGAGGCGCTGCTGGACCCGGCCGCGCTGGACCCGTACCTGGCGCTGGCCGGGCAGGCCCGCGAGTGA